CAGTGGCAGTTCACTGCATGCTTATTGTGAATTTCATTTGCAGTATATTCCTAAATCCTCACGGGAGGCCCGAATGCACTCGTGTTCAAGGAAACACAACGTGGTGACCAAGATAGGAAGTGTACAGAAAAGGAAGACGAGGAAGGGCGAGGAACGGACTAGCGTGGTTGAGGTGGTAACTTCAGCTCAGGCGGCCATGCTGGCAGCATGGTCAAGAATTGCTGCAAGAGCTGTTCAACCAAAGGCTGTGAGTTCCCGTGCCCTTCGCACCTCTGAATCCTTTCTGCCACAAGCCTCAGGTAAGATCAGCCTTAAAGAGTGGTTACCACGCCAGAGAAAGAAggcagtcctttaaaaaaaaaaaaaatttgctttattttactttttggtttcactacatggcatgtgggatcttagctccccccaCCCGGGGGTTGAACctttgccccctgcattgaaagtggacctccagggaagtcccagaagacACACTTTTTTTAGTCCAATACTAATGGTAGTTAAAGTGAGAGTTAAAATATCTGCAGATGCAATGTTAGCTTCACAGAGGGCTTAGCTTTTGATTGATAGTCAAGTTTTGCCTGAATGGCTCTGAGTCAGGTGATTGAGTTGGGGATATTTTCTCACCACTAAATGGAAGGTGGGAAGAAAGCATAATCTGATAACGAGGCCAGCCATGGCCAGAGATCTTCCCCTTTCTCTCAGAGAAACCCAAGGTTTCTCAGTGTAAACCCTAATATCCTGATTTATAAAACTGAAGATATCAACTCTTCAACTTCATAGAATGACTGTGAGGCTTATGAGATACAACTTGGCTTATTAAAAGTAGGCAACAAGTAATTGAATATTTGGGGCCCCtgtcctcttgagaaatcttgaGTGAGCATAACTGGGCTTCATCTTTCTTCAGTTCCTGCTCCTCTAGTtggtatttctgttttcatttccaggACAGCCTCCCCCAGGTCAGTACACAGTCACTGTCTTCTGTGGCTTGAATTCttttcctccctccaccccatttCCAGAGGCGTTCTGAAGCCTGTTATTCAGGACTGACTTGTGTGGCACTGTTCGCCAGACAAAGACCCAGATGGAAAAAGAGAACAGATTGGGAGCTAAAACTGGCCTGctggctgccccccacccccaggctgtaCTTCCTTCTGTGAGGAGAAACGAGCGCCTTTTACTAGTGTTCAAAAGCAGTATCCAGCCACAAAGCTGTCTCGGAGACCTGCTTCCCCGACGAGAACACCTCTTTCTAATTTTCATTAATGTGCCATGTGAGCGAGTGGCACCCCAGACTTACCCTTTCAGCTCCTCTTCATCCAGTTTATCAAGGTGCTTCATGCAGTTATCAAGCACCTACTGGGATACAGGCGAGTGCCTAGCCACCATGTATATTGTGCCGTAGCATctttactctttttaaatttatttctttaaaatttattttattgaagtcatagttggtttacaaaattgtgttaatTTATACTGTATAGCAAGGGATCCAGTTACATATACTCATACACGCTTctgcatattcttttccattatgacatcacaggatattgaatatagttccttgtactatacagcggaaccttattgtttatccattctatatataatagcttgcatctgctaatctcaaacttcccatccatccctcccacactcctcccccttggcaaccacgagtCTTCATTCTCTGCATCTGAGTCTGTTCcactttgtagataagttcatttgtgtccatattttagactccacatgtaagtggtatcatatggtgtttgtctttctctttctgactcacttagtatgataatctccaggcccatccacgttgctgcaaatggcattgtttcattcttttttatggctgagtaatattccactggggcttcccagatggtgcagtggtgaagaatccacctgccaatgcagaagacttgggtttgatccctgggttgcaaagatctcctgaaggaaatggcaacctgttccggtattcttgcctgggaaattcttgcctggtgggatacagttcatggggttgcagagttggacatgactgaatgagtgaGCACAatattccattccattccattccattccatcttctttatccattcgttgatagacatttagatttttttccccatgttttggctattgtaaatagtgctgttatgaatactggggtgcatgtatatttttgaattactgttttgtctgaatatatgcccaggagatggattgctggattatatggaaTTTCTAcctttatggtgtcatgtcttatatttaaatctttaagccattttgaattagtttttgtaTGTGGCATAAGGATGTATTCTAACttgattgatttacatgcagctgtaactttcccaacaccatttgctgaagagactgtgttttctccattatacactcttgcctactttgtcaaagattagttgAGCCAAGTGTGTGGGTTCATTTCTCGGCTCTCTTTTCCATTCCATTGGCCcagatgtctgtttttgtgtcaataccatgctgttttcatTAATGTACCTTGTAGTGTTATCTGAAGTCTGAGAAGGTTATGCTTCTACTTTGCTCTTTTCCCTCAGGATTCTTTGGTAATTCAGGCTCTTATGGTTCCATATCAATTTTAGGGTTacttgttctagttttgtgaaaaatctcatgggtaatttgatagggatcacattaagtctgttgattgctttgggtggtatagcCATTTAAACAATATTAGTTCTACTATCCAAGACCATGGTAATCTCTACTCTTTTTTAGTGTGAGGAGCTTTTATAGCTATTTAAGCCTACATTGATTGATCCTTTCTCTAAATTTCAGACACTGGATATCTACTCCCAGTAGATGGGATTTCCTCTGTTGTCTCTCAAATATCCCATCTCCCTAATTAGATTGTTCCTTCGACTTTTAAGCAAAGATCTTTCTGCCTGTTTTCTATGGTTGAGGTAGTACAATGTAGTGGTTAGGCAAATGGACCATGCGTCTAGAATACCAATATCCTTGTTTTGGttctgggaaaattatgttctttTCACACTGTAAGCTTCATTTACCTCACCTGTAAATTAAAGCAAATACTAATAATGTCttaagaataaatatattaatatgtgtgaATCGCTTAGCAAAATCCTAGACACAAAGCAAGTTCTCCTGAAAGTGTCCTGTGTGCTGTGCAGTTTGTGAATCAGATTATGGTGTCTTTGGTCTACATTCTTGATGCTTATTCAGTTGATTCATCACCAGGACCTAAGAGTGAAATTAAGAGAGACTCACCGAGGGGTTGAATTGGGGTGCTGCTACCTGATCTTAGCCGTTTACATTTGCTGTTTTTCCCCGTCTAGGTGTCCGGTGGTGTGTGGTCCACGGCAGGCCGCTCTTGGCAGACACAGAAGGCTGGGTTCGCCTGCAGTTCCAAGCAGGTCAGGCCTGGGTGCCTGACACCCCCCGGAGGATGGCCTCTCTCTTCATGTTACCTGCCTGCATTTTCGCACCCCCAGACCTGGAAGACAACCTGTTATGCCCTGAATGTGCTAAGAGGTACCCCttaagtatatacatatttttcttttttatttatttttattagttggaggctaattactttacaatattgtagtgtattttgccatacattgacatgaatcagccatggatttacatgtgttccccatcccgatcccccctcccgcctccctccccatcccatccctctgggtcttcccagtgcaccagccctgagcgcttgtctcatgcatccaacctgggctggtgatctgtttcacccttgatagtatacttgtttcaatgctattctctcagaacatcccaccctcgccttctcccacagagtcccaaagtaaGTGTATTTTTAAGTATGGCTAGATGGGTTTCTGAATAATTTGGTGGGAGAAGGCAGAGGGGAAGCATGCTATTTCATTAATTTGTCATACAGATCAGAATCCATATGCCATATATCCAGAAAGCCatatagaattcacctgtaatgcaggagaccctggtttgattcctgggttgggaagatctactacagaagggataggctaccaactccactattctggcctggagaattccatggactgtctagtccatggggtcacaaagagttgtacatgactgagcgactttcgctttcagGGAAATAGGAAGCAAAAATAATTTAGTGGTAGATTAGAACTCAGATAAATACGGCTTCTTCTTAGCAACCTTAATAAAGCATCTGACAAGTTGGACCTTAACTGTCTCAATTTTAGAGAGATCTATTCCTTTTGTTGTTActgatttttggttgtgctgggtcttctttgctacatgtcggctttctctagttgcattgagcaggggctctccttcattgcagtgcatggcctccttgttgtggtggcttctcttgtgggacataggctctaggcacaggcttcagtagttatggttcatgggcttagctgcatctcgatatgtggaatcttcccagaccagggattgaaacctcgtcccctgcattggcagctggattcttatccactctaccACCATGGAAGTCTGAGAGATctgttttaagaaagaaaaaattagagtTCTTACCATATGTCAGATACTTAGCTGGGATACAAAAATTAATGACAAAACCCATTTAGCATGCCGGGATGAAAATGACTAAGAGATGCTATGAAAATATACAGGTAGTACTTATATTGGAGTAACTTAGGGAAATTTTAGAAGGGATTACATGTACTGAGGAAGAGCTCACCAGTTAGAAATTAACAATTTGGGCATTTTGATAGTGAAAACAGCCCATACCAATACCTGAAAGTGGAAGAATATGACCTACTTATGGACTGCAAATAGGCCAATAAATTGAAGCTTATTGATGAGTAAGTCTATAAAGAGAAGGAGCAGACTACTGGTTTTATATCTATATTAAAGGTCTCTTATATTATCCTGCAGTCTCCCAGTCATAGTCTCCCAGTCACTTTTGGGACATAAgtcttctttgagaaaatgaTGATGGTGACATATCCTCCATCCAAGAAAATACACATTAGGAAGACACACAAGCAGTGCCTTAGGTTTTATGTAGACACATAATTCCCAATGGTCATCCATAAGTACAAAATCCAGCTTATGGTGATAGGATTGGCTGGAGGTGATTCAAGATTGGTGTGAAGGGAAAttatagtattttcttttttggatggTAGACTGAAATCTTGCAACAGAGACTAGATTGGAAGGTAAGAGATTATTGTAATAACTCTGGGAAGATGCAATTTATGACCTTGACAAATAATTTAAAGAGAAATGTAAGAGTTGCAGGAGTGTAGAGAATCAGGATGCCATCTTATTAGAGGATAGGTATTAATAGAAgttcctctgagccaccagggaagtccattaataGAAGTTCAATTTGATGGCCAAAAATTACATGTGGTACATGCTTGACATGTGTCCAGTGCTCAGAAAGTATGGGTTAGAGAGAAACATCTTTGGGAAATAGAAGGAACTGCAGAATAATCtcgaaggcaatggcaccccactccagtactcttgcctggaaaatcccatggacggaggaacctggtgggctgtagtccatggggtcactaagaatcggacacgactgagcgacttcactttcactttttactttcatgcattggagaaggaaatggcaacccactccagagttcttgcctggagaatcccagggaagggggagcctggtgggctgctgtctatggggtcgcacagagtcggacacgactgaagtgacttagtagcagcagcagaagaagaATCTTAAAGAGAATCAGCTTATTGATGACAAGTGAGCAATGAAGACTGAAAAAGTGCAGCTACAGGTTGGGAGATAAGTGAGAAAGCCAAGGGTAGAGAGTTTCAGAAGGAAATGGTTGGCAGTAAGATAGCAATGTAGTGCTGTTGTGAATGTCAATTTGGGATGCTACTGGTGGTCTTTTTGAGAGCAGGTTGAGAGGGTCAGGTGATAGAGGAAAGCATGTGAAGAACTAGGAACAGGTCATACTGATGATCTCTACTACTTGAACTGAGCAAGAGGAGATAGCAGGTGAGGCAATAATATCAAGGGAGCTTGCTTgtgtctttccctccttccttccttcctttttcttttttgtttttaaagggcaTACCAAGAGCTTTGTGAACAGAGAAGGCATTTGGAAAGAAGCtgtgaggaggaaagggagggtaTAAAGATAAAGGTGGCAGCACCAATTGTAGTGTACAGAATAGGAGCCCTGATATTAAGTGGACAATCTTTCTTTTGTTTGCCACATAAAAtcttgttacttttaaaaaatctttttaattttaaaatcttttaggtGGTAGGGCAAACTACTCAGACTCCAGAAGTGTATTCCTTATCGATCATTTTCAAGGATTTGGTATGGGATAATCTATCTTATTCtaaacattttttcaaaattcttttctgatttgCTTTATAGGAATAAGAAGATTATGAAAAGGTTAATCGCaatggggaggaggaagaaagctGGTTTGGATACACCAACATCATTGCTTTCAAACGGGCCATGTCTTAAGACAGACTAAGTgattaccagaggggaaggaatGGGAGGTGGGGAAGTGGGTGAAGGGGTAATTACGGTAATCATGGTAATTAGATTTTTGTAGTGTCAAATATCGAATTACTGTGTCACACATCTGTagtgggtgtgtgcatgtgtgtgctcaataGCTCAGTCCTTCAGCTGTGCTCGATTCTTCGGGACCTCACGGACTTCAGTCTGCCAAGctttgctgtccatggaattttccaggcaagaatggtggtggaggacttgccatttccttctccaagggaaatttcctgacccagggatcaaacctgcatctcctgcattggcaggaggattcttcaccactgtgccgtctgggaagccctgtaCCTCTGTAACGTAATGTTTTATATGATTttacctcagtttttaaaaagttagaattCACCACTGAAGTCATCTGGTCTTGGACTTTTGCTTGGTGAGAagattttgattactgattcaatctccttactagtAATCAGGGGGAAAAGGATAAATGGTGGAGAGCCCACAGTTAAAGCGATTCACATCCGGATGACTGCTATTCTCTGTTCTCACCATCCTCAGCGTGGCCTGATGCCTTAAGTACGATGGGAATGTCTGTATTCTGTACTTAAGGTTTACCTGAAAATGACTGTTACTAGCTATGTGTTGATAGAATgtaatttggttttgttttagttaATACTTTTTTTTAGCAGCTTTTGACTTAATGCTGAAtactccattgtctggatgtaccatgATATATCCATTCATATCTTGAAGGCCTTGGttacttccaagttttggcaattatcaataaagctgctatatacatttgtgtgcaggtttttgtgtgaacacacAGTTTTCAACTCatctgggtaaataccaaggagtgttATTTCTGAATCTTATAAATGTATGTTTCGTTCTGTAAGaagctgccaaactgtcttccgaAGTGGCTCTCCTgttttgtattcccaccagcaatgaatgagactTCCTTCTGCTCCACATCCTCACGAGCGTTTGGGGTTGTTTGTTAGTGCTTCGGATCTTGgccattctttttttgttgttgttgttgatttttttttaattttttctttctttttttttttggccattcttACAGGTGTGCAGTAGTACCATTTTAATCTGCAATTCCCTagtgatatatgatatatgattaggacatcttttcatgtattttattagATCAACtaggaataagaaaataaaatatttttagcttttatttcttctctagaAATCTTCCTTTCTTTGGAGTTGAGTTTCTGACCtatatcatatttttttctagagctttttaaaaaaaaagaatccaactCTATTAAGCCAGACATCAATTTGCAAGAGGTTTGTAAAACAATATAACTCTTCTGGCTAAATTTCTTTTAGAGAAATATATTATGTTTCATAAAGATATTTAAGTAGCAGGTTTATTGTTACttttaatgaacaaatattttagaaaaatttgttttaatgtctCATCTGGCAGTTAGTGATAGACAAGCAAAATCTCAATAATTCTCAATTTTTAAGTGTGCAAAGGAGCTATAAGACCAAACTGGTGAGAATCGTTGAACTAGTTCAACCCTTTCTCTCTCGTTCCCTCAATTTTTAGAGGCTTGGAGTGAGAAGAGGTCCAGGGAGGTTGTGGCTCTGGTCCTGACATTCTTATTTGGTGTAAACCTTTGAAAACAGTTGTGTCTGGAACACCTCCTCACCAGTGTATTCAGTGTTCCTCTTCATTGGATCCTTATCTGGTTTTAAACAtctatgaggttttttttttttaaaaagtcctgtcTCTATACACGTTCCTCCCTCCACATTACAACTGCTAGGTCCTTGTACCAGACATTGTTCACACTCACATTCTTACTTCCTCATCTTCCACTCACTAattcaatatgtatttattgcAAGCCAACTATGTACCGTGTATAGTTCTACATGCTGATAACTCAGCAATGAGTTAAACAAAACCCTTATTCTTTTAAATCTTACATTCTAGGGATTATATAGGTGTCCAGAAAATATTACCCAGAACTGATAAATAGGCAGTAAAGGATTATTCTTTCTGCCCAGTGAAAGGAGTATCTTTCATTGCAACACTGGGGTATGCACGTGTgcaaactcagtcatgtcctactctttgtgacccatggattgtagcatgccaagctcctctgtccatgggattttccagtcaagaatactcaagtggtttgccatttccttcttcacctgGGGTATATCTTTGACTTTATGTTGA
The genomic region above belongs to Muntiacus reevesi chromosome 21, mMunRee1.1, whole genome shotgun sequence and contains:
- the DPPA2 gene encoding developmental pluripotency-associated protein 2, translated to MAYSNYGKNFFEGPLDEENVILTLYPVNEEIIEDHQVDPGVSSTSEVKEAPNTNDQVPIPQINELEEDCPSSSFRRSVCPLPTALPPINDVSRDTLRYWCQQLKLSTDGQKIEVYRRLQEHAYPEKDQYIPKSSREARMHSCSRKHNVVTKIGSVQKRKTRKGEERTSVVEVVTSAQAAMLAAWSRIAARAVQPKAVSSRALRTSESFLPQASGVRWCVVHGRPLLADTEGWVRLQFQAGQAWVPDTPRRMASLFMLPACIFAPPDLEDNLLCPECAKRNKKIMKRLIAMGRRKKAGLDTPTSLLSNGPCLKTD